Within Oreochromis niloticus isolate F11D_XX linkage group LG2, O_niloticus_UMD_NMBU, whole genome shotgun sequence, the genomic segment TCGAAGCATATTAATGGAAAgctgactggaagggaaaagtGTGGTAGGAAAAGATGCAAAGGCAACAGGGACGACCGCAGCCTTGAGAAGACTGTCAAGAAAAGTCGATTCAAGAATTTGGGAAAGCTTTACAAGGAGTGGAATGATGCTGGTGTCAAAGCATCAGGAGCCACCACCCACAGATGTCCTCGGGAAAGAAGCAGTCTTAATATTAAGCTACTCCTGAACCAGAGACAACATCACAAGCATTTTACCCAGATTAGGGAGTAAAAGAACTGAACTGTTGTTCAGTGGTCCAAAGGCCTCTCTTCAGATGAAGGTAATTTTTGCATTTCATTGGTAAATCTAAGTCCTAGTGTCTAGAGGAACAATGGACAGATACAGAATCCCCAGTGTGCGAAGTCCAGTGCAAAGTTTCTGCAGTCTGCGATTCATCTGCTGGTGTTGGTGGTGGTTGGTCCACTTCATTTCCTTTTCCAGCAGGACTTAAGACCTTCCCACAGAGCCAAAACCGCTACCCGATGGTTACCATATTATTACTGTTGCTTATTGGCCAGTCAACTCACCTGTCCTAAATGCCACAGAGTATCTATGCTGTATTGTCAAGAGGTAGATAAGACTCGACTGAACCAACCATCAAAGCAACATGAGGTCCAAAACACCTTGGCAGTGCCACAAGTTGATGCACTAATTGATGTTAATGGAGACTCAACTGAGTACTGACTgcaatctctggctctcttccagagcatgcagatggccgcccctccctgagcctggttctgccggaggtttcttcctgttaaaagggagtttttctttcccactgtcaccaaagttcctgctcatagggggtcctatgattgttgggtttttctctgtatgtattattgtagggtctgccttacaatataaagtgccttgaggcgactgctgttgtgatttggttgcgatttttttttttagatctgCTAGTGTATCATTCATTCTCTgtgaatgcttttttttttaactctgttTATTATATTGTTGTGTCAGTCTGGTACATTTGCCACTGTTATACGGTCATCTTAAAGTCACCTATTTGCAGACTCAGTACTCACGAACACACTCAGCAGGGTCTCCGCCCCAGCTTCGGTTGAATTGGCAGACACGACTCGACACCCCCCTCCGTTCGTATCCTCCTTCGCAGTGGTATTCACACGTTGCACCATAGTTGTTCCCATTGGAGGAGCAGCTGAGGTAACCATGCAAGGGTGGAAAGAGTTCTGGACATCTTCTCACTGAGCGGAAAACAAAATCATGtcaataaaatacaacaatgATAACAAAATAGTAACTCAAGAAATCAGGTTTGGCAGCTTACCCTCAACACGCACTATAAACTTGCAGGCAGCTCTGTTCCTGGCCTGATCGTACACTTTATATCTGATAATGTGAAGTCCCTCTTTAAAGTCAGTGCCTGGCTCCTGGCCCACTAATATCACACTGCAGAGAGACACAGTAGCCAACAAAATGTTCAAATCCATTTAAGAatgaacaggaaagggaaataaaGGAAGTCGGTGACATACTCGAGTGACTTGTGAGCAGTGTCTGTGGCTGTCGGAGGGTCCCAGGTCACCTTGGCGGTGAGCTTTCCAGGCTCAGCGACCTTGAGTCTAGATGGAGGACACTTTATTTTTGGAGGATCAGTATCTGAAATAATGGCAATGCAGGCATTAGAGAAAGGAAGCAGGCATGTTGTCAGCATGGCCCAACTGCTACAGCTATAAAGAGCAGAATTTAATTCAGAAAGCAACAAGCCACAGTTTGGATTCAGTCCAGAGAACAGACGAGGAGGAAATATGCTTGTTTTTGTGAGACTGTAAAAGGAGCCAATCCTGTGAAGGAATGAAGGATAACCACACCAGAGCAGATGGCCTGATTTAAAGTCCATGTATGGCagtaagttaaaaaaacatttggtcGGCTTCACTTGGATCTACACACTGAGACTGCGCTGCGTACCTGAACACACCGGCTGTACTCCGCTCCATGACCCCCTGTGCTGGCAGATGCGTGATGGTTCTCCTTCAATGCGATAGCCAGTGTCACAGGTAAAGTCACACCTGGAGTCCACCATAAAGCCCTGAGTGCAGGTGTACCTGCCATGGTAAATGAGGGGCAGCACGTGGCAGCGCATCTCTGATGGACACACAGAGAGTATGTTAAATGGCCACAGTGGTGgctgttcatattaaacatggtcAAAATTTTAACTAATGAGCTCAGTGTATGTTCAAGTAAGAGCCAGACGGCTCTAAACATTTAGTTTTAGAGTATTTTGTTCTACTCTTGGGTCTATATAACATCATTGGCAGCAGATATCCTTAATATGGACATGTCAGCCTCACACTTTccactgtgagcacagaagccccacccatcTGCTTTTCAAACCTTCTGTATGGGAGGGGGTAATCAAAAGAAACTTTCCTTAAAGGTTAAAATAGTTAAGCAGTCTGCTTCAGAGTATTAAATAAGAacaatttattattttgaactgtgaatcatgaaAAGCCACCCTAAG encodes:
- the srpx2 gene encoding sushi repeat-containing protein SRPX2 isoform X2 produces the protein MSCDRGYRLLGRRSVMCLANRRWSGTAYCRKMRCHVLPLIYHGRYTCTQGFMVDSRCDFTCDTGYRIEGEPSRICQHRGSWSGVQPVCSDTDPPKIKCPPSRLKVAEPGKLTAKVTWDPPTATDTAHKSLDVILVGQEPGTDFKEGLHIIRYKVYDQARNRAACKFIVRVEVRRCPELFPPLHGYLSCSSNGNNYGATCEYHCEGGYERRGVSSRVCQFNRSWGGDPAECVPIEIKADVKTAPALLDQFYEKRRLLIVSAPNMSDPDYQLQNIMIQKADCGLALRHVTVIELLGSPPRETGRIKESLLQPQVIEGLRQAFRISRSYFSMVLLDELGLDRERFISPVGSDELFSYIDSFLLDEEEREKLELRSDFCD